The genomic DNA GAgagtctacatttctttttttatttttagggagTGGAGGTGGTACTGACGTTTGGACTCAGGACTTCCACTTGCtaggctctactatttgagtcccCAGCTCTCTTCTCAGGCAGGGTCTAGCCTTTCCCCGGGGCGGGCATCAGAGAGAGATCTCCCAACTTTTGcccccacatagctgggatgacatgcatgaaccaccacaTCCCTGCATGAACTGCACTTTGAATAGCAAGTGTAGAGAAGCTTACAAATCAGTGGCGAGGAGGGTGGCTGCGGGACCAAGTTCAGCCTAACTGCCTAGAAACTTGAGGTGGTTACCGCCCCCCTTGCTTGCTGAGGTTCCCTCCCAGGAATCCGACACGTGACGGTCGGACAGACGGCTCAGACTACAGGAGCCCGGGAAGCGCCATGGCTCGGAAGAAGCGGCcctgcctttctccctccctgctgCTGCCCCTTCTGACACTACTGCTGCTGTCCCTGGTAAGATGAAAGAGGGTCGACCCAGCGAGCCGGGTGCAGGGAGCTCAGCACAGATCAGGAGGAAGAGAGGGCGCTATCCAGCAAATAGTCCTCAAAGCCAATTCCACCTCCTCCGCTCTGGTGAGACACTGGCCCTTACTCCAGACTTCTGCTGAGCACCAGCATTCTCTCCCTGCAGGTAGACTCTCGGTCATTCGTAGTAGATCGGCAAAACAACCAATTCCTCCTGGACGGGTTCCCGTTCCGCTACGTGTCTGGCAGTATACACTACTTCCGGATACCCCGGGTGCTTTGGGCAGACCGACTTTTCAAGATGCGACTGTGCGGCCTCAATGCCATACAGTTGTAAGAAGTGCTCACGAGAGCAATGGggaaggcgggcgggggggggggggagggggcggctagGAAAGGAGGCCGGAAAGGAAGATTGCCCAAGTCTGAAAaggcttggcgggggggggggggggggggggggggggggagggagggcaaagGAAAAGGGAGGCTCAGAACCTCCTTCCAGCTGTTTCCTGGTGATTCCCTTCCATACGTGAGCCCCCAAGCTCTCTGGCATCTCCCCATCTGTGGCCTGTTAACCCCTTCCTTTCTCAGTTATGTGCCCTGGAACTACCATGAGCCAGAGCCTGGGGTGTATAACTTTAATGGGAGTCGTGACCTCATTGCCTTTCTCAATGAGGCAGCTAAAGCCAACCTGTTGGTCATACTGAGACCAGGCCCTTACATCTGTGCAGAGTGGGAAATGGTGAGTGCCTTGGAGAAGGGACAGAAGCATGTGGGGTTTCTAAGTAATTCCTAGTTGCCTACACTTTAGAGCCATGTCTAGCACTATCTTcaactccttcccccccccccctttttttttttgccagtcctgggcattggactcagggcctgagcactgtccttggcttctttttgctcaaggctagcactctgccacttgagccacagcgccacttctggccattttctatatatgtggtgctgggaaatcaaacccagggttttatgtataccaggcaagcactcttgccactaggccatattcccagcccctcaacttccCTTTTTAACTCCTTCAGTGTACTCCCAAACAAATAATACCTACATTCTTCATTGTTGTCTTTATGCTTTTCTCAAGGGGGGTCTCCCATCCTGGTTGCTACGAAAACCTAAAATTCATCTGAGAACTTCAGATCCAGGTGAGTTGAGACAATAGATTTAACAGAGTATAAAACAAATAATGAAAAGATAGGTCtcgctggaaatgtggcttagcagtacagtgcttaccctgcatacatgaagccctgggttcgattcctcagcaccacataaacataaaagtgcagaagtggcgctgtggctcaagtggcagagtgctagccttgagcaaaaagaaaccagggacagtgctcaggccctgagtccaagccctgggactggcaaaaaataaaattaaaaaaatacacagacacacacacacacacacacacatacaaggcaAGGGAAAAAGGGGGCTCAGAACCTCCTTCCAATTGTTTCCTGGTGATTCCCTTCAAtacttgacgtgtgtgtgtgtgtgtgtgtctgtctgtctgtgtgtctgtgtgtctgtgtgtctcagcTGGgggccactggctcatgcctataatcctagctactcaggaggttgatagctgaggattgcagttcaaagccagcctgggcaggaaagcatgtgagactcttttctccagttaaccaccagaaaaccagaagtggagttgtggctcaaagtagtagaccactagccttgagcgtaaaagctcagggacagtacccaggccccgagttaaagccccacaaccgacaaaaggaaaaaaaaaaaagaaaaaaatgaccaatGTGAAGGGGACAGTACTAACCAAAATAACTACAACATAGACAGCTCATGCACAGAAGTGTCCCCACGAGCTAGCTTGATGATAGGGGGCATGTCAGAAGAAGTGGTCAACTTGGTTACAACTACAAAACTTCAGAGAGAATCTTTGACAGGTTTTCCCTAGCTGGATTGACATTCCACGGAGCCAGAAACCTATAACCAGCTGAATGTACTTCTATAACCAGTGGATAATGTAGAGAGTTACAGATGGCTACATAGTGGTCCTAGGATATCACAGCTATGACACTTGCAGTGGTTGCCAGTACAAGGAAGAAGCACATTTGGGTGGCACAGTGCAGCAGAGATATAGTTCCATCCTGAGTCCAAATGCTAAATAGAATCCTTGGAAGAATGACTGATACATAACAGattttcaggaaagaaaagtttgcCAGGCTTCTTCAGTACAGGGTCAAATCTAGTTATTATGATTATGAAGCTGTTTCCAATTAGGATAATTATGTAAATGATGGAGAACAACCCAGATAGAAATCCTTGGGGATTTGGAAAATCAGAGAGTCCCAGCAAGACAAATTGCTTCACCATGGAAACACAGTCTTCATCATTCATGCTACTCTCAAATATATTTGTGATGTGCTACACAGGTTTCATcctcttatttttcatttccccttccctttccaagtAGTCTCTTAGCTTGATTCATGTTCTCTGTTTAACTGTCCTAAGTAATTAGTAATGTGACCTTTAATACTATTTTAGTCTGGATGTGAAGAATGGATCAAAGGGAGCAAGGGTGAAGAAATGAATCAATATTATTACTGTAGTTGAGATCAGAGATGACAGTGCCTGGACCAAGATGGTGGTTGTAGAAATGGAAAGAGAGCAGAATTAAGATAAAGGTTTGGAGATGAAGATCACCAGGACTTGTTGATACATTCTGACTGAAAAGGGACAGATAGGGCTGGCATGAGTAAGAAAAGAATCAAGTTTCTGGCCAGTCAAGATGGTGGTGCCGTTTACTGACCCTGTTAAAGGAGACTATGGGTGCAGATAAACAATTTAGCTTTATGCCACTTACTGTGAGCTGACTATGAAATACACTTAAAATTATGGGATATTAATGGAATTCTAACATGGAGTCTCTTTTGCTAAGAAACTCCAGCAGTTTGGTGGTCTACCTTGTGAAATCCGTACTGGCATCCTCCTCCTGATCACTCTGTCCTTTAAAATGCACTTTTCTCATGTCATGATGCCTCACTTTCTTGGTCCCTAGCCCTTCAATCTTTCTGACTACTGACCTCAATCTCCTAAGGgatctttccattttcctttcctctaaaTGCTAGAGTATATCAGCACTCAGTCCTTAGATGCTTCTCTTTTCTGTCCTCATTCCCTAAGTGATCATATCCATTTAcatgaaagaattaaaaatcCATCTAATAGCTAATGATCTTGTAATCCATATTTCTGTAGCAAGGATCTTTCTCATGATTTACACATATATGGCCAACTATTCTGTTATTTTTCCATTTAGACAAATAAAAGGTATAATCATACTAAGTTTCTACTATTAACTCCAAATTCTGCTATTCGTACAATCTCATCTCAGTTTATGACAACTCTGTTTTCTGATTGAGCTGCTAAAACACTATGGTATAATTCTTCATGCATGTCTTCCTTACATCCTGTTTTCAGACCATCAGAAAATTCTGTCAGCTTTACCCCCAGCAACAGTGAGTTaaccacttttgttgttgtttagtgccggtactggggtttgaattctgagcCTAAGCATTCTCTctggtcttttgttttttgttcttctcaaggctggcactctatcacttaagacacacctccatttctggctttttgctggttaattggagataagtcttatattttgatctgcccaggctggctccaaatttccattctcagatctcagcctcctgaatagttagattataagtatgagctactggtgcctaaaTTTAAGTTCCCTCACTTCAcccttttattcttccttccttgccttaTTTTCCTCGGCACTATTTTGTTTGTCCTTCcacctttacttccttccttttcctttctttctcttttgacaggctctcactatgtagcttagTTTGGCCCTGATCTGTAAATCTTCCTTGTCTTAGTTTCCTCTGTGCTgctattacaggcatgtacttctGTGCCTGGCTATCTATTATCCAACATGGACTGAGGATTGAGCCTGAGGCTCCAAGCTCACTAGGTATTTAAATCATGTTCTAGCCCCTGAGTTGTTTAATTTATTGTCTACCTCCACATCTAGAAATTCCACTAGGgtagagggcttttttttttctttttctattttgcctCTGTATGTCCCTGATGCCTAGAACATCGCTTGGCTACAAGGTTAGTATCCATAAATATtggctaaatgaatgaatgaatgtgctcCATCACATGCTTACAACACAAGCAATACAACATATTACATAATAAATATGACACATTACATACACCATAATAAAACAAagtcaaaaagaatgaaatggtcTAAGAATTGAAAAATGTCCTCTAAAACATCTCATTGAATCCACCCTTAAAAGCACTGataggcgggctggggatatggcccagtggcaagagagcttgtctcgtatacatgaggccctgggttcgattccccagcaccacatatacagaaaacggccacaagtggcgctgtggctcaagtggcagagtgctagccttgagctaaaggaagccagggacagtgctcaggccctgagtccaaggcccaggactggccaaaaaaaaaaaaaaaaaaaaaaaaaaaaaaagcactgataggcaaaggaaagaaaatatatgaatattttcaAGATGAATCACAAAAGTGGCAAGTAGGAGATAGAATTGAACACATGATACCTGCTATAACAATCTTTTAATTGCTGACTTAAATTTCCAGGACTTTACATAATAATGGCCCTATATCATGTTTCTAACCTTTTctacatgcatttttaaaaattaaattgcgggctgggaatatggcctagtggcaagagtgcttgtctcaaatacatgaagccctgggttcgattcctcagcaccacatatatagaaaacggccagaagtggtgctgtggctcaagtggcagagtgctagccttgagcaaaaagaagccagggacagtgctcaggccctgagtccaagccccaggactggcaaaaaataaataaattaattaattaattaaaaaaaaagaagccagcgacagtgctcaggccctgagttcatggcccaggactggcaaaaaaaaaaaaaaatgtattaacaaggtgatgtacagagggggtacagttacataataaggtagtacatttcttttcatatttattacatcctctttcccttccctagttcaggtaagcatatatagaatatccagtgtaccaaaatcatatacagtaaccacatggggtattccaaaggaagttctcctagtacattaaacataacgacaacagtaaaatcctcctgtttccttctcttggagttcattttgcttagcctcatcttatataatcatatgtacatagcttttgagctattgtgagcctctgctaggtctatcctagacctttttatgtttgtttagtaattgtttggttttagatacataatgtaaagttgatgacccaaacatgtggaaatatcatttgaaaagaagtttgttattttatagaCCTGATCGCTACtgttctctcccctccccgcccccgtccccaACAATcaaatatcaaggagatcatgcacctttgttctctgtgttctaggcctgtctcgctcaacattatttgttcaagatctgaccatttctctgcagATACcactattttatcatttctaatcgctatctACATGCATTTTTAAGTTCTGATTCCACTGGCACATAAATTTCCAAATGTTTAGGGTTTTGAGTTTCTTCTAAGAGTCACTTTCACAGATTTAGTTATAGAGAAGGGATAGAAGCTGTAGCCAAGAGTAAGGGCAGCACTGAATAGCAAGGATGCTGGGGGCAAGGTTGCAGAGGTGGCCATGGCCCCTAATGAGCAGACCTCTGTGCCTTCTTTTAGACTTCCTTTCTGCAGTGGACTCCTGGTTCAAGGTCCTGCTACCCAAGATATATCCATTCCTCTACCACAATGGGGGCAACATCATTAGCATTCAGGTACAGGTGGGAAACTGACTGGGCAAGGGGAAAGATGTACAAGGGGTCCTTAACCATTTCTACCTCATACCTgggctcctctttccttttccttgaaaGGTGGAGAATGAGTATGGTAGCTACAGGGCCTGCGATTACAACTACATGAGACACTTGGCTGGACTTTTCCGTTCACTACTGGGAGACAAGATTTTGCTCTTCACCACAGATGGGCCTGAAGGACTCAAATGTGGTTCCCTCGAGGGACTCTATACTACTGTAGATTTTGGACCAGGTCTTCTAAACAAGGGTTAGGAGAGGAGTCTGGGGAAGAAAACACCTATTCGGTGATATTTATCTTTTTACCTTTACCTTTTTTCGGCAGCTGACAACATGACCAGAATCTTTACCCGGCTTCGGAAGTATGAACCCCATGGGCCATTGGTAAGGGATCAGATGGGAGGAGAATCAAAGGAAGAGTCTGGTGGGAATTTGTCCAGCCTGATGTCCACCTCACTCATGGCTCCTTTCTCTTCACGTTCTAGGTGAACTCTGAGTACTACACAGGTTGGCTGGACTACTGGGGCCAGAACCACTCCACACGGTCAATTTCATCTGTAACTAAAGGACTAGAAAACATGCTCAAGTTGGGAGCCAGTGTGAACATGTAACTGGAGACACAATATGAATCTATTACAGGGAGCTGGGTATAAAAGTTAAGATtcgagccaggcgctggtggctcatgcctgtaatcctagctactcaggaggctgagatcagagaatagcGGTTcacagtcagcctgggcaggaaagtccatgagactcttttatcttagctcaaagtagtagagtgcttagccttgagcaaaagagctcagggacagcaccaaggccctgaactcaagtcccacaagcgacaaaaacaagaaaagaagattcagagtacttagtggtagagtgcttgcctagcatgcatgaagccctggattcggttccttagtaccacataaacagaaaaagtcagaagtggcagtgtggctcaagtggtagagtgctagccttgagcaaaaagaagccagggacagtgctcaggctctgagttcaaaccccaggactagccaaaaaaaaaaaatttcaaaagtcagcttttctctttccttctcaccTTCTCCCATTTCAGGTACATGTTTCATGGAGGTACCAACTTTGGATATTGGAATGGTAAGTACAAGTGGTCCCTGGGGCAGAAGTGGGGAGGTGACAAGGAAATAGTACCTATTAGAAGCTGGGCACAGCCCCCACTGAGGGGAAAATTCCTTGCATAAGGTTGTTTACCAAGTGAGATGAGTTAATTAAAATTGGTTCAACCCCAGGTGCTGATGACAAGGGACGCTTCCTTCCCATTACTACCAGCTATGACTACGATGCACCCATATCTGAAGCAGGAGACCCCACATCTAAATTTTTCGCTATTCGAAATGTCATCAGCAAGGtgcccttttatttatttggaagAAAGTAGTGCCCACATTGTAAAAGGATCCTATAaactggtggtggtggttgtctgGGCCACAGAGCCCTCCGTGGACCACTCTCAAGGGGAATGCCTGCAAAAACTACAGGGTTTTCATGACCCCCTGAAGCCCTTCTCTGGGTCCCAGGTTCAGAACCTTCTAGGGCCTTGGAATATAGGGGTTATCTCTGGTTTCACTACTGGCTCCTGAGAGAATTTGGGCTCAGTTCCAGGAAGTTCCCTTGGGACCTTTACCTCCTCCTGGCCCCAAGATGATGCTTAGACCTTTGACTCTGCACTTGGTAAGTACCTCCCCATTTTTAGCTTCTCTTTATTTCCTAAATTGCCGATCCTGTCTTGCCCTCTTACCTAGAAGATTCCCTTAGATCCTGATTATTGTCCCTTATTCTAATAGGATGGGAATTTGCTGGCTTTCCTAGACTTTCTCTGCCCCAAGGGACCCATCAACTCATTATTCCCACAGACATTTGAGGCTCTCAAGCAGGTAAGGGATAAACTCAGGTAGAATGGCAGATGTCCCCTCAACAGCTTTAGTCCAACGTGTCATCTAGCTATTAATCTTACCCACATGTCCCTCCTTACCCTCAGTCCATCTTAGTCATTCTTCCATATACATCCAGGACCATGGCTTTGTGTTGTATCGGACCTATCTGCCTCACACG from Perognathus longimembris pacificus isolate PPM17 chromosome 4, ASM2315922v1, whole genome shotgun sequence includes the following:
- the Glb1l gene encoding beta-galactosidase-1-like protein, translating into MARKKRPCLSPSLLLPLLTLLLLSLVDSRSFVVDRQNNQFLLDGFPFRYVSGSIHYFRIPRVLWADRLFKMRLCGLNAIQFYVPWNYHEPEPGVYNFNGSRDLIAFLNEAAKANLLVILRPGPYICAEWEMGGLPSWLLRKPKIHLRTSDPDFLSAVDSWFKVLLPKIYPFLYHNGGNIISIQVENEYGSYRACDYNYMRHLAGLFRSLLGDKILLFTTDGPEGLKCGSLEGLYTTVDFGPADNMTRIFTRLRKYEPHGPLVNSEYYTGWLDYWGQNHSTRSISSVTKGLENMLKLGASVNMYMFHGGTNFGYWNGADDKGRFLPITTSYDYDAPISEAGDPTSKFFAIRNVISKFQEVPLGPLPPPGPKMMLRPLTLHLDGNLLAFLDFLCPKGPINSLFPQTFEALKQDHGFVLYRTYLPHTISEPTPFWVPNNGVHDRAYVILDGVFQGVLERNIKRHLVLTAKEGVKLDILLENMGRLSFGSNHSDFKGLLEPPILGQTILTDWMMYPLKIDKLVKWWFPLNLLKRRQSEAPSGPTFYSTTFPILGSSGDTFLYLPGWTKGQVWINGFNLGRYWTKRGPQQTLYVPRLLLLPRGAINKITVLELENVPSKPQVQFLDSPILNSTSYRSYIYSFSDPQSAYEPIKLSGH